A DNA window from Mytilus edulis chromosome 14, xbMytEdul2.2, whole genome shotgun sequence contains the following coding sequences:
- the LOC139503403 gene encoding uncharacterized protein: MQALLDIPAPKNTLTHLRSYYDRTETYIRGLESLGQAQDSYGSLLVPVILNKMPSEIRKNLTREHGSTDWFLGDLRRSIFKELAILESGNSTETGESPSATATFYTNTKSRKIWPKNYSTNSTQKSHTINCAYCKEPHYSSECTKYTDPNDRMTIVKKERLCFNCLGRHSVADCKSKSNCKKCKRRHHTSLCNKDHDKETASTSSTCTVQTHNAEESETTVLYSYLGRDRPNVLLKTAIAPLNYRGQTIDTNILFDEGAQRSFITRQVADTLDIRPTGREAIALSGFGDTDKNSRVQQLDTATVKLQTIYGDHISVDVLIVPKIAAPLTTYIHTAKTMPYLQHLRLAHAVNKDASFEI; this comes from the coding sequence ATGCAAGCATTACTAGACATACCCGCACCAAAGAATACGCTTACGCACCTTAGAAGCTACTACGACAGGACAGAAACATACATACGTGGCCTTGAATCTCTCGGACAGGCTCAAGACTCATACGGCTCGTTATTAGTACCAGTCATACTCAACAAAATGCCCAGTGAAATACGCAAAAACCTGACTCGTGAACACGGTTCAACAGATTGGTTTCTCGGTGATCTTAGGAGATCTATCTTTAAGGAGCTGGCCATTTTAGAGTCTGGTAACAGTACAGAAACAGGTGAGAGTCCGAGCGCTACAGCTACGTTCTACACAAATACAAAATCACGTAAAATCTGGCCAAAAAATTATTCAACCAATTCAACACAGAAATCTCATACCATAAACTGTGCATACTGCAAGGAGCCCcactattcatcagaatgtactAAATATACTGATCCAAACGACCGCATGACAATTGTAAAAAAGGAAAGACTGTGCTTTAATTGTTTAGGGCGACACAGTGTAGCAGATtgtaaatcaaaatcaaactgCAAAAAATGTAAAAGACGTCACCACACAAGCCTATGCAACAAAGACCACGACAAAGAAACTGCAAGTACAAGTAGTACATGTACAGTACAAACACACAACGCGGAGGAATCTGAGACAACAGTTTTATATTCATATCTAGGCCGTGATCGCCCAAATGTTTTGTTGAAGACCGCAATTGCACCCCTAAACTACAGAGGACAAACAATTGACACCAATATACTTTTCGACGAAGGCGCCCAAAGGTCGTTTATAACTAGGCAAGTAGCAGATACATTAGATATAAGACCAACAGGAAGAGAGGCAATAGCATTATCGGGATTTGGAGACACTGACAAGAACAGCAGAGTTCAACAACTAGATACTGCAACAGTTAAGTTACAGACTATTTATGGCGACCATATTTCAGTAGATGTTTTAATTGTACCAAAAATAGCCGCACCATTGACGACTTACATTCATACTGCCAAAACTATGCCGTATTTACAACATTTAAGATTAGCTCACGCCGTAAATAAAGATGCATCATTTGAAATATGA
- the LOC139503408 gene encoding uncharacterized protein: MNVIVSTKREEFDLEKFWKIETTGTENMDADFKFNQEFQDVYEKTSIRYYDNRYFAKLPWKEDHPTLPLNRHIAYRRTVNVVNRLRKDPNMLTKYGEIIAKQQRRGFIEKVDDKIPQDRKVHYIPHHPVKKDSATTLIRIVYDCSCRETPDIPSLNDCLLNIPPNLNDIAAILLRFRLHKYAVTTDIEKAFLNVGLEEKDRDVTRFYWYSNPTDPTGQLVTYRFKSVLFGATCSPFIVNAVLLKHLKDNVCTWTERLTNDLYVDNIISSFSEENDLINYYNQTRPLFANAGFNLRSWASNSEILQEFARKDSVVDNDKIIKVLGLKWNAEKDTITFAKKDALGNKNKAVTKRDVLKQTSRIYDPLGILSPITVRNKMFLQELWKNGLDWDQSLSSEFTKQWTEIAQNTEKALETEIPRMYLQGEEDISNSTLHIFTDASAKAYGACAYIVTEKQSSLVMAKSRVAPLKQITIPKLELMGAVIGARLLDYIGKNIHFSIAFLWTDSQIVLQWMNTTKPLNVFTRNRVQEIKKLTEKYQWKYCPTNSNPADLLSRGVDFDKFADSDLWFKGPTWINEENLWPKWNGNETIILTNLEDTENTQTTEDNTDRNSINIAHISGIVDISRIDTYNKLLHVTAYVIRFIENCRTRQRTTSQLTVNEIDRSALMWIKDIQQNRYLDIYVDLERTGKSKHSLFKQLKLYLDEDKLVRCAGRIHNAPISDMAKYPILLPAHDKLTNLIIQDAHKRSLHSGVNGTVTLLRQSYWIPQIRQNVKTILRKCVTCKKVTGQHYRTPEAPPLPKDRLREAPPFTVTGVDFTGALKVRNKNGKDSKAYICLFTCASTRAVHLEIVTDLTEEQFILAFRRFSSRKSLPKIMLSDNATTYVASAKEIERLTSSPTLQATLNSQGTEWKFIPKRAPWYGGFWERLIGLTKNCFKKVLGRSFVSLDVLNTTVIEVEAILNDRPLTYISTDPIDEDPLTPSHLLYGRKIVSLPYPSNQHVDDNLVQDFTHSSSNKLYTVQCQIIKHFWCRWKKEYLTALREFHRINGNNEQDIKVGDIVQIYDETPRINWQLAIIKELVFGQDGLIRSVMLRTKNGITSRPIKKLYPLEISTNEVNTCDTKEQDHDSNTPKDRKAKRVAVERIRTWTTGRT; the protein is encoded by the coding sequence ATGAATGTAATTGTTTCAACCAAACGAGAAGAGTTTGATCTAGAAAAGTTCTGGAAGATAGAAACAACTGGGACCGAGAATATGGACGCCGATTTTAAGTTTAATCAGGAATTTCAGGACGTGTATGAAAAAACTTCGATCCGTTACTATGACAACCGCTATTTTGCAAAACTTCCATGGAAAGAGGACCACCCAACGCTACCATTGAATAGACATATTGCATATCGACGGACAGTAAACGTTGTTAATAGATTAAGAAAAGATCCAAACATGTTAACAAAATATGGAGAAATCATCGCAAAACAGCAGAGAAGAGGCTTTATAGAAAAAGTTGACGACAAAATTCCACAAGACAGAAAAGTACATTATATTCCACACCACCCGGTGAAAAAGGATTCTGCAACTACCCTAATAAGAATAGTGTACGACTGCAGTTGCCGTGAAACACCTGATATCCCTTCACTGAATGATTGTTTACTAAACATTCCACCAAATTTGAACGACATAGCTGCAATACTTCTcaggtttcgtctacataaataTGCAGTAACAACAGACATTGAGAAAGCGTTTCTTAATGTGGGACTAGAAGAAAAGGACAGAGACGTTACAAGATTTTATTGGTACAGCAACCCAACAGACCCAACAGGACAGTTAGTAACTTACCGTTTTAAATCCGTTCTTTTCGGTGCAACATGCTCTCCTTTTATTGTGAATGCTGTTTTGCTGAAACATTTGAAAGACAACGTGTGCACCTGGACAGAGAGGTTAACAAATGACCTGTACGTCGACAACATTATTTCAAGTTTTTCAGAAGAAAACGATTTAATAAATTACTACAACCAGACTCGACCATTATTTGCCAACGCAGGATTTAATCTTAGATCATGGGCTTCAAATAGTGAGATATTGCAGGAATTTGCAAGAAAAGACAGTGTTGTGGACAATGACAAAATTATCAAGGTGCTTGGTTTAAAATGGAATGCTGAGAAAGACACAATTACATTTGCTAAAAAGGATGCACTTGGTAATAAAAACAAAGCTGTTACAAAACGAGATGTACTCAAACAGACATCTAGAATATACGACCCGTTGGGAATTTTAAGCCCAATCACAGtgagaaataaaatgtttttacagGAGTTATGGAAGAATGGACTAGATTGGGACCAGTCGTTATCGTcagaatttacaaaacaatggaCAGAAATCGCTCAAAATACAGAAAAGGCGCTAGAAACGGAAATACCCCGCATGTACCTTCAAGGAGAGGAAGATATTTCGAACTCAACCCTACATATATTTACTGATGCAAGTGCTAAAGCTTACGGAGCATGCGCATATATTGTGACAGAAAAACAAAGTTCGCTTGTTATGGCAAAAAGCAGAGTTGCTCCTTTAAAACAGATAACAATACCAAAGCTAGAGTTAATGGGAGCAGTAATTGGCGCAAGGTTATTGGATTATATaggaaaaaatatacatttttctaTCGCATTTTTATGGACTGACAGTCAAATTGTCTTGCAGTGGATGAACACAACAAAACCGCTTAACGTCTTCACAAGAAACAGAGTACAAGAGATCAAGAAACTTACAGAGAAATACCAATGGAAATATTGCCCAACGAACTCAAATCCAGCTGACCTTTTATCGCGTGGAGTAGACTTTGATAAATTTGCCGACAGCGACCTCTGGTTTAAAGGACCAACGTGGATTAACGAAGAAAACTTGTGGCCTAAGTGGAATGGCAATGAAACAATAATTCTTACAAATTTAGAAGACACAGAAAATACACAAACTACCGAGGATAACACAGACAGGAATTCTATTAACATTGCCCATATTTCTGGAATAGTAGACATTTCAAGGATTGACACTTACAATAAGTTGCTACATGTTACTGCCTACGTCATCAGATTTATTGAAAATTGTAGGACAAGACAAAGGACCACTAGTCAATTGACCGTGAATGAAATAGACAGATCAGCATTAATGTGGATAAAAGATATTCAACAAAACAGATACTTGGATATTTACGTCGATTTAGAAAGAACTGGAAAGTCAAAACATTCTCTGTTCAAACAACTTAAATTATATTTGGACGAGGACAAATTAGTTCGTTGTGCGGGAAGAATACACAATGCACCGATTAGCGATATGGCGAAATATCCGATACTTTTACCAGCACATGACAAACTCACAAATTTGATAATACAAGATGCACATAAGCGAAGCTTACATTCAGGAGTTAACGGCACAGTTACATTATTGAGACAATCTTACTGGATACCGCAAATCCGTCAAAACGTGAAAACTATTTTGCGTAAATGCGTCACATGTAAAAAAGTTACAGGACAACATTACCGTACCCCAGAAGCACCACCTTTACCAAAAGACAGACTGCGCGAAGCGCCTCCTTTTACTGTTACTGGTGTAGATTTTACTGGAGCGTTAAAAGTAAGGAATAAGAATGGAAAAGACAGTAAGGCATACATATGTCTTTTTACGTGCGCTAGCACCAGAGCTGTACACTTAGAAATAGTTACAGATTTAACAGAAGAACAGTTTATTTTAGCTTTCCGTAGATTCTCAAGTAGGAAATCACTCCCAAAAATCATGTTATCTGACAATGCAACAACATACGTAGCATCAGCGAAAGAAATTGAAAGGCTAACTTCATCACCAACACTTCAAGCAACATTGAATAGTCAAGGGACAGAGTGGAAGTTCATACCGAAGCGAGCGCCTTGGTATGGCGGTTTTTGGGAAAGACTCATTGGATTAACAAAAAATTGTTTCAAGAAAGTTTTAGGACGATCTTTTGTGAGTTTAGATGTACTTAATACTACAGTAATAGAAGTAGAGGCGATTCTAAATGACCGTCCGTTGACATACATATCTACAGATCCGATAGACGAGGACCCACTGACTCCATCTCATTTATTATATGGAAGGAAAATCGTATCATTACCGTATCCTAGCAACCAACACGTCGACGACAACCTTGTACAAGACTTTACGCATTCTTCCTCAAACAAACTTTATACAGTACAATGCCAGATAATTAAGCATTTTTGGTGTAGATGGAAGAAGGAATATTTAACCGCTTTACGCGAATTTCATCGCATCAACGGTAATAATGAACAGGATATCAAAGTTGGTGACATCGTTCAAATATACGACGAAACTCCCAGGATTAATTGGCAACTAGCTATTATAAAAGAACTTGTTTTTGGACAAGATGGACTCATAAGGTCAGTTATGTTAAGAACGAAAAACGGAATAACATCAAGGCCAATAAAGAAACTTTACCCTTTGGAAATAAGTACGAATGAAGTCAACACATGCGACACAAAGGAACAGGATCATGATTCAAACACACCGAAAGATCGCAAGGCAAAACGTGTAGCAGTAGAACGAATCAGGACTTGGACTACAGGGAGAACATGA